The nucleotide sequence TGCTGTAGATATATTTAAACATGCTTTGAATGAGTTAGAGTCTGAGTTAGATGGCAATCATTGGATAATTGATACTGTTAAAAATAATCTAGCTCTGTCTTATACATCAATGGGTAAATATACAGAAGCGGAGATAATATATAACGATTTAATTATAAAGGATACCAAGGAACATGGAAGAAAATCTGAACAAGTATGTATAACCTTAAGTTCTCTTGGAACTATTTATGAAAAAAACAATGATATTAAAAAAGCCAAATTGTGTTATGAGGAAGCTTACAATACAAGCATTGATTTGTTTGGGAAAAAACATCCTTCAACTGTTACTCATTTAAATAATTTAGCACTAATAAATATCAAATCCAGTCCCAAAAAATCAGAAAAAACATTTAAAAAGATTCTTAAAAATCGTATTGATATGTATGGTGAAAACCACATATTAACAATCATAACGCTAGTGAATATCGCGAGTAGTTACACACATCAAAATAAGCATCTAAAAGCAAAAAAAACTTTAATTAGAGCTCTTAAAATTTCTGTTGATACTTTAGGAGAAATGCATCCTGAGACTTTACGAGTGAAACATAATTTAGCCATATCAATGTATGATTTAAAAGAAGAAAAAGAAGCCATTTCAATTATGTCTAAAGTTGTTGAGGACAGGGTGAAAATTTTCGGTTCTGAATCTCAAATCACTAAACTAAGTAAAACATCTCTATCAGAAATGGACGGGACAAAATCTATTAATATGATTAACGCAATTATGAGTGAAATAAACTTAATCAGATAAATACTTTACACCAAAGATTGCTTATGAGTTTGTTAACCGCAGTAGTAGCTAAGAGCTGCTCTGACAATTACCCGCTTTTCGATACTGATTCTTTCGACGAACCAAATAGTAGCCTCCTGAAGTGGGGAGGCTTTTGACTTAGTTAGAGTGTACCATAAAAACTGTCAGATCGAATATCAATTACAACAGCAGTAACTTACTCCTCTTTAAACTTAATGTCTTTACTTTCTAACATGAACATTATTTTAACTTTATCTTCAATGCTAATGTCATTCAATAATTCTGATAGCTTATTATCTATTGTTTTAATTTCAGGTGTCGATACTCGACCTATTTCTAATAGTATCCTTCTTTCCACAAGCTCAGAAAAAGGCCTTAGTTCTTCTGCACTATGTATTATGTAACCTTCTGTCACATCCCAAGACTTTGTTACTTTATGATTTGTTAACCTTTTCAACATATATCCACTTATTCCTAGAGAGTTTGCAATTGAAATAAATGTCCTTCTGGCATCATGGGTAATAAAATCGTCTACATTAACTCCATATTTACTAGTTTCTTCAACGATTTTTTGGATGGTTTTTCTTACTTCTTTAATTGGGCCATTTGTTATATCACTAGGAAAGACATATTGACTCTCATTACCCACTATTGATTTTCTTCGCATGAATATTTCATGAATAGTTTGTGTCATGGGTAGTTCCAAATTAAGGCCATTCTTAGTCTCATTTATCCAAAAATACTTTTCCGAAAAATTTATTCTATCCCATGTTAAACCAAAAACTTCCCCCTTCCTTAATCCGGTAAACATAGATACCTCTATCGCATCACAAATCGCTGAAGTACTTTTCTTACCAGAAGAATTTGCTTTTTCTCTTACACTATCAATAGCATCAAACCAACTTTTTAGTTCATGATTTCTAATTCTAGAGTCTTTCCTATTCACATTGTTCCATGTTCTTTTAGCGCTTAACACTGTAGTCGGAGTTTCTGGCAACAAAGCATTCCCATTTTCGTCTCGTAAACTTTCTCTCATAAAATTGTAGATAGCTCTAAATACTCTAGCCCAGAGATCCGCTTGAGCTGCACTCCCCGATTTCATCTCATAACGGGAGCCGCCTTTTTGTTTCCAACAGCACCTTCCATTGGTGATGTCAGCGTGCTTCTTTTCAACTAGATCCCTATTGATTATCCGCAGATCAAGATCTAGTAAGTCTTGAGAATAGTTTTCGATTGCTGAGATGTATTGGTTTGCTGTAGATGATGACAACTTATCGCCTCTTTGATCCAAATACAGATACAGAGACTCTGATAACGTAACACGTTTTTTTCTGTCTTCTTTTCTCAGTGCGTTTGGATTTTTACCCTTACTTAGCAGCAGTACGCTCTCTTTTGCAATTTCTCGCGCGTCTTCAATACCTATCGCAGGAAAATTGCCTATTGTTACTGTCACAGGAGATTTAGCTCCTTTGGGTTTTCTGTAGACCACAAAAGTCTTTTTCCCGCTTGGTGTTACTACAAGCACCAATGACTCTTGCTTTACATCGTAGTAACGCGTTTTAGTATCAGTAACAGGTAAGTTTTTTAACCTGTTATATGTAAAGCTAAACTTATTACTAACTTGACTCACGACCACCCCTTAAAGACTACCTATAGACTACCAAAAACACCAAACTCTCAGGATTAAGAGTGATTTCCAGTGTACTCTTATTTATGTAGCTGTAAATACTAAATCAATAAAATCAACAAGATAGTGATAATACGGGAGTCGCGGGGACACCCAAGGAATCGCGAAACACAAAACTCATAATCGATTGGTCCGCAGTTCAAGTCTGCGAGGGGCCACCAGATACAAAAAAAGCTCATGGAGAAATCCATGAGCTTTTTTTGTATCTGATCATACTGACATTCGAGTTGCGATCTCCTCAATTAAATCACGCATGAAAGGAGCCAAAAAGCTGGCTATATAGCTAACTTATGGCTAAAAAACCTAATTGTTAGCTATATAGCTAACTTTAGTGTGAATAAACATCAACCTCAATGCGCCACCACCGGCGGAGAAATCCTCCCCTTATCCACCAGCACATCACACTGGCTCTGGGCTATCTCTTTTCTCATCTTCGGGTCGGCAACTTCAGAGAAACTGGTATAGAAGGTATCCACGCAGGACTCGTAGGAGTTTGTGTTGTGGGAAAACACCAATAAAACAGTGCCGCATAAAACGGCATTGATTGCCACCAGTAAAAATATCTTCCGTAATTTATGCATTGCTACCCTGCCTTTCCCACAACAATTGTGGTTCTCCTACTACCAATCATAGTTCACAGCATGGTTCTTTTTTAATGAGCTTATTACTATTGTGTAAAAATTAGACATTGGTATATGGCATTGCTTCTGCCTGAGCTCGGTAGGCTAGCTTGACCCTATAGCATTCCGTAGCTTTTCGGCTGTACTACCGGCACTTGGCGATCTGGATGCATCCACAAAAGCAGAAAGCTTCTCAATTTCCTGAGCTTTATCTGCAACCCGCTCACGACTTGCCTGCTGAAGCTCAAGAAGCTGTAATTGCAGTTTGTCGTCCTTCTCCCGGGAGCCCTTAGAAGATCCAAATTCAAAGTCAAAAGCTGAACCGATATTCCGGGCAAACATACCTCCGATACCTATAACAAAGCCTACAACTTCAGCTGGAATTTCCTGCCCAAGCGGAATAACCAGCAGGGCAACAATAGCAACGACCGCAACAAACGCGGAAATCAGCATCACATTGGCGCGCTTGTCACTACCACCAACTTTCAGGCGTTCTATGGCTGTGCTGCGTGCATTCTGAATATCGGCCAGAAATGCTTTATCTCTTTCAAGCTCGATACGTTCCAGCTCCAGGTCTATGCGTGATAGCTCAATATATAACTGATTTTTCAGTTCCGGTTTTTCTCTCAGCTTTTGTCTTAACTTTTCTATTTCCTGTTCTGTATTTACATTTTCACCGGTAATTTTGGCACCGGTGATCTTCTCTATGGTTTTAGCAACAAGCTCTGCCGTATCCGAGACTTTTTTCGTAGTATCAGCCACTTTGTCTCCAACAAGAAAACGTACCAGAGGCGGAGCCACATCTGCAACCAAAGGAATCAGGCTTGCTGCTAATGCCAGTAAAGGAGCCATAATCAGTCCTCATCAATTAGTGATTAATCCGATAACAGTTCAAAGTTTTTCATCATGTAATAGGCCGACTGCACTGCCGCCCGAAGTGAGCTTTCATACTCACCGGTTTGGGGAAGGTGAGCAAAACGCTGAAAAGTTTTGATTGCTGAACATGTTTTAGGCCCCATCTGGTTATCTATCACGCCCGGCGATATACCAAGGAAATCCAGCGCCCTCTGAAGGTCTCTCACAGAATCAACCTGAAAATCGGCCTGCGATATATTTCCTGCCAGAGAAACAAGCCGGGAAGGACGTGGCTCACTGGCGTACTTTTCATAAGCCCTGGCCATTTTGGTGTGATAATTATTCTCCCGGTAACCTGGGCCGTTATAACCCCGGGCAAATCTGGCCCAGTTGTGAGAACGTAAATGGCGATCCAGGTTGTTTCCTTCGACAAAACTGATAAAGGCTTCAAGCTGGCGGTCTTCTGACTCCACCATAGCTTCGACAAATGACTCTATATCGGAAAAACCACAGACAGCATAATTAAACCCCATTATCTGAAAGCGTCCCCAGGAAGCTGATTTTAATGCGGCTTCACAGTCGAGCTGAATGGCTTTAGATAACCGGTCATATTCTGCTGCATCACCTAAATAGCCACCTCTGAAACCGCTAATATCAGGGTAATTCTCGTCAAACCGGCTGTTGGTATAGTTGCGGAACTTATGCCTCTCAAACAAAATCTTAGGGCGTCCGTCGCTCAGGTAACCATCCCCTCTGGATTCAACGTCTGCGACAGCTTTTATCGCAGCCACATCGCAATTCAGATCTTCAGCTGCGTTGAGATACGCCTCTTCAGTAATGAGCTGCTTAGCTTTTTTACTCTTAAAATCCATACGCTCTCCTTTTCAGATAATCTGATTAAATTATTGCCAGGATTGGTATAAGTTAAGATTAGAAGCCTTTGATTAGTAGAGTGAAAGGGAGGTGAGACAAAATGTTACGAGTATTAACTCTAAGACACTTATTTAGGTATAAAAAAACAGAGGCGCATAAAGCGCCCCTGACAATTTATTTAGCAAACTGAAGGTTAGGCATGATCCAGACGAATATGGCTGTTTTTAAGATCATCACGAGTGATGCCCTTGCCGTCATTCTGCTGGTTAAACTGGCGCAAAAGTCCAGCAAGCGCATGGATAGAACCAAGCAGATCGCCTGTGTGTGCAGACTCTGAAGAAGTATGCATATTGCGGATTGGGTAGCCGATTGTGATTGCTGCGCTATCCACACCGGCAAGTGCTGCTGCCATACCATCTGTACCCATATCACGGCCAGAGAAGTCTAACTGGTAAGGAATTTCCAGCTCACGGCAAACCTTTTCCAAGGACTGTACAAGATATTCTGAAGTTACAGAACCACGGCCGATGGTAAAACCTTCGCCCATCTTAAGAGGGTTCATGTTACGGCTACCAATACCTGGCGCAGCTTCGTAGTCGTGGTTTACGTCTGTCGCAATCAGTACATCCGGCTTCAGTTCGCCCACCAGTTGCGCTGAACCAAAACGGCCAATCTCTTCATGGGTCGCAATAGTGTAAAGAACGCGAACATTATCCAGGCCTTCATCTGCCACTAAGCGTGCAATCTCAGTTACAGAAAAACAGCCCAGACCGTTGTCCAGATAGGCGCCATAGAAAGTATCCTGAGAAACACCGCGCTTAATTGGACGGTCAAGAAGAATCGGGTCACCCGGGCGCAGACCTAAAGCTTCTACCTGCTCTTTACGGCCTTCGCCATGAGTGTGCAGTTCAAGATAAATAGACTCAGGCTTAATGCCTTGTTCGCCGGTTCTCTGTGCCGGAGTTGAGAAGTGAATCGCACCAAGGGCTTCAACAGTACAGCCCTCGATTACTTTGAACTTGCCCACCTGCTCAGGATCCTGACAGAATACTTTTACTTCATGACCAATCAGAGTGGTTGGCAGGAAAGAGTCTGTATTGATCCACACCTTACCGTCTTTATCGATTTTACGCACCTGCATGCGGATTTTGTCAGCGTGACCAACGATCATTACGCTAACCAGATCATCACGGCCAGGGTGAGAGTCAAATACCAGGCCTGCACTGCCTTTAAACTGGTGAACGCCCCAGCCTTGTGGCATAAAGGATTCAAACTCCGGCTTGATTACGCCGTAGCTCATGGCTGCCTCAAAACCAATTGGAGAAGGTGAAGCCAGTACCTTTTTCATAAATTCAAACTGACCTTCTGGCATAGCGCTCTGCCAGGCTGTTTTTTGTTCTGTGCTGTTCTCTAAACTCATTATTTCGCTCTTTTGTTATCTTTAAGTGTAATGCTACCTACGGTATTTCTGTTGCAACGAATTGAAGCAGAAACCCACAGGAAAAAGAATGCCGTTAACCTAAGCCTTGTCAGACTTAACTTCAAGCCTGAATAAGCATAAATCGCATCAATTTGTCATCTTTTCTGATTGTCTGCCGTACATAAATATTGACTGCCTGTGTATACAGCTTCTGTGGGTATTGCACTTTGTACAGCTAAACAGGCTTTTAGATCATCATGATCCAATTACTCTATTAGCTGTACACAGGATTTATCCCGTCATAAGCTAAATCCAACATTGAAGATTTTTAGTTCAGAGCTCAAAAGCCTACATTTAAGCTCAGCATTATAACAATTACTTCGGAGCGGTAATCCCCATAGGAATTGCAGTAAAAATAGCAACCCATAAACTCAACACAAAACAAGAGGATATTATTATTTTAACTTTATATTCATATTTATTGAACAAAAGTAATTTTTACCTGTCTATATTTATGCTTAATACAAAACCCGCATAAAAAGATAAAAACTGAGTTCAATAAATAATCAAACCATGCGAGCTTTATTTCCTACCAAGCTCAACTGACTGTTCATTAAACAAGCAAGCAATCGATAAATTGCTCAATAATCAATCGAACAAACCATTTTTTTGTAATATTTTTTAAAATTTCTTTTTTACTTATACTGGTCTGAGGTCATTTAGTAGCGATTGATACAGAACCAAATGTTAAAAAACAGCATAATCAACCACCATTAAAACTAAACGTAGTCAATTACTCCACGCATATCGCGGTTTTATTGAACTATAGCAATCAATAAGCTTTACTGATAGCATCTCTGCAATCTTTGGTTACAGATATATTTGTTAATAGCAAGCCCTAATAACAAAACCATTCTTTCACCAAGGTGATTTAATATTTTTTTTCAAACGTGCTTTATCTGAAAATACGCTATGGACTGGCTTAAACATTTATTTTAACCTGATTAACAATTTTGCATCATTATTTACCTTTCACTTAATTTAAGTGCTGGGTTCGTGCACCTGATTTTTATCAGTTAAATAGACCTGTTTTTTAAATTCAGTCCTCCATAGATATTTATTTATATATTTCTGCCAAAACAAAATAAAAGCAGAAATAGGATAAAACACGCCTAAATTAATACAGATAGGTAGTTACACATCATGGAAATGAAGAAAAAAACAGTCGCTCTGCTAGTGGGTATGTCACTGGCAAGCGCAAGCGCATTCGCAGGCGAACTAAACTCACTAACCAGTGAAGTAACAGTAAACGACTACGATGCAGGTGTTGAAAAAACTGAATGGACAATCGGTAAAGGTTCATACAAGCTAAGCGAAAGCAATACTTTCCTTTTCGACATAGATAAAGATTACACCAGTGAGCCTAGTGAAGCTCGCACTGAAGGTTGGGATACTCAGTTCGGTATCGCTCAGAGCGTTGGTGAGTTCGCAGGTTTTGATGCATCTATCAACTACCTGTACCGTTACGATGCAGCATGGAACGCAACTGATAACAGCGATTCATGGTCTCAGAACCAGTACATCATTGCTCCTTACTTCGACAAAGGTATTGAGATTGCGGGTAAAGAGTTTTCTCTTGGCATTGAACTATGGGCTCAGGTTGGCGACAAAGACGGCAACAAGCTGAAAAACCTAAGCGGTGCAGAAACTAACTTCTACCTGGACGGTGACCTTTCTGATAACTGGAGCCTAAGCCTTGCATGGTACAACTTCAACTACTACGATTCATCAGAAAACGAGTATGACTACCAGGCAGGTACAGAAGATTACCTGACTTACTCTCTTCCTCTGGGTTCTGGTCTGACTTTCAGCGTAGAAAACTATGTTGAAGCTTACTACACTCCAGATACTGAAGAAACTATCGTTTATGCACACGTAGAGCCTAAGCTATCTTACTCTAACGCTCTTAATGACAACATCACGCTGAAAGCAGCTGTTGCTTACGAAGTTGTTCGTTGGGATTACACAAACACAGCTGGCGTTACATCTACAAACAGCCGTGACAACAACGAAATGGAATTTGTTCTGGGCGTTACAATCAAGTAATCCCAATCCCTGCTATTCTTAAGTTGTTAAAGCCATCTGCAATGCAGATGGCTTTTTACATTAAAAAAGGCGCCACACTGACGCTCCTGGAACTAAGCAAAATAACTCCAAGGGTAAACAACAAAGTCCCGCCAACAAACTGCAGAGCGGTTCCGGCTAAATGATGGCTACGCGCTTTCGCCGCCAGATAGCGCCGGACAATTTTCTTTCCTGATACAGTCAGAAGAGCAATAGTTGAAGTGGTGATTGCTGTACCAACAGCCATAAGAATAGCGCTGACAACCCCCACCCAGTAAATACCGGTAATATGGGAAAACATCAGAACCATGATAGCTCCGGTGCAGGGACGGATACCTATACTGATTATAATGCCTGCGTAGGATTTCCAGTTACTGGCACTGTTGATATCAGCAGCCGAGACACTATGGTGATGATGCCTGCAACAAGTGGGAGCTGCGTGACGGGCATTTTTCTTATGCCGGTACAGGATCTTAGATGTCCGCCAGATGATTGTGCCCCCAAGCGCGCACATGGCAAGGAAACTGGCACTAATAAACAGATCCGCCTTACTGGTCACATCCCGCATAGAATTTCCAAAAATTAAAAGCAGAAACGTCACCAGACCAATCGCCACCAGCGCCTGCATTAACGCCGACAGGCAGGTTAATATCAGACCATGTTTTATCTTAGCCGGATGCGTTGCCAAAAAGGTAGTGACTATAATTTTACCGTGTCCCGGCCCCACCGAGTGCAGCACGCCATACAAAAAGCTTAACCCTGCCAGATACACACCTGCTATCAGACTCTGCTCTTTAATTTCATAGAGCAGTTCGCTTAACTCTGCATTAATTTCCTTCTGCCACTTCATGCTGTGAAGCAGGATCTGGGGCCATGACTGCCAGAGCAGATATCCGCCAAAAGCCAGTCCGGTCAGAACTAAAATAGCCGAAAATCCTTTTATCGCATTTGCAGAACCTGCGTTACTCACCACTGCCTCCGGATAAATTTTCTGCACCTTTACAATTAAACATCACCTTCTGGGTGAAAAGTTGCCCTAGCGTATTATCCGGGTCGGCATCCATTGGCAGTGATAGCGCGTAACTCATCTGCTCCGCTGTTGGATTAGGTTCAACAAGCTCTAGTTTACAACTCTTAGCCAGAGCACCGGACAGCACCACATCTTCTGTCTCTTTCCACGACATATCAACATAGTAACTAGGCTCAAAGATAAGCAGCTTAATAGATGAAGCAGTCAGAGGCTGAGGTTGTGATAAGGGCAGATCAAAAGAAAACACCGCCTTACCACGGTGCATAGACAGCTTAGCATTCCTGCCACGCTTATAGCGGATTGGATCCTCGCCGTTATAGAAGTAGGTAAAGTAGTGATCGCCCAGCATATTGGTCAGCATTTCATCGGCAATGCTCTGCAGCGAGGCCTCTCTGTTTGCCTCGGATAAGTCAGCGCCATCAATCATATAAACCGAAGTCATGGCATCAAAAGTCCACTCCATCCGAAATCCGGTAATTTCTTTTTCTGTACCCTGAATCGAGGTTTTCAGGTCAATCCAGGAGTGCGGGTGAGCAGAAACCACTCCCGGGATAAGTAGCAAAAAAAGCAGAAAACAGCGAAGTAAAGAACGCATATACATTGGAAATAGCAACCAAACTAAAATTTATGTAGCCGTTATATTATAACAACAGCAACAAATCAAAAATTCGCCATAAGGATAAATAACAAAACCGCATACTATTTACTGGAGAAATACAAAGACATCAGATAAGTTAGAACTATGTTATTGATACAAAAAATATCTCTTTACCGGTGAGAGCTTTAGTATGAAAACGACAGTTGCCCGCTTAATCAGCCGCTTTAAATCAGCACCCAGAATAGTAAGAATCTCTTCTTATTTAGTCATGACCTATGCCTTCTATGCCATCATTGTTGGCCTGGCTCTTCCTGCGGCTATTCAGTCTCAGGCCCCAAAAAAGCTGACAGAGCTAACGGGAAGAGAAGTCAGAATCGAAAAGGTTGCGATCAATCCTTTCATATTAAGAGTCCGGGTTGACGGTTTCAGTATTGCAGAGCAGAAACAAGCAAACAGCTTTGTCAGCCTGAAACAATTAGAGCTGGAAATTAACTTCTGGCAAAGCATTTTTGCGCTGGCACCTGTAATTGATCATCTCACTCTCAGCCAGCCGGACATCAGTATTGCCCGTCTGAGCACCTCTGATTCTGAAACCCTGTTTAACTTCAGCAGCATTCTTAACCATATGGCTAAGCAGCAGGCTGAGAACCCGGATCAGGATAGCCAGGCGGCACAGGAGACATCCGCAGAAGTTTTCCCGCTAATTGCACACAGTATTGAAATCCAGCAGGCTAGCTTTAACTTCAGCGATAACATTACCGGAGCCAGGCTTGGGTACAAGAATATCGGCTTTACGCTGAATAACCTCAGCACCCGTGAATTTACCCTAAGCACGCCAGAGCTACAGCAAAGCAGCGCAAATCCTCCGGTACTGAATAGCTCTGCCAACCTTTATACACTGGCCATTACCGGGGCAGATCAGAGCCAGTTAAACCTTGAAGGTCAGTTCCAGCTACAGCCTGTTGAAGCAAAAGGGAAACTTAACCTTACCGGTGTTCAGCTAGCGCCATTCTGGCCTCTGTCTGACAACCTGATAAAAGCCGAGCTAAACAAAGGGGAAGTGAACTTTGCAACTGAGTATCACCTGAAACAGGCAGGTGAACTGTTTAACTTCAGTAGCGAAAAAGGCCACTTCTCACTTTCCGGACTGGAGTTTGTGCATAACGACACGCCGAAAGTGAAAACAGAAAAGCTTGAAGTGAATGACATTGAGCTAAGCAGTTCGGAGAAAAACGTAAACGTCGCCGGGATTAAGCTCTCAGACTTATGGGCGGACGCTAAGCT is from Vibrio sp. JC009 and encodes:
- a CDS encoding M20/M25/M40 family metallo-hydrolase, encoding MSLENSTEQKTAWQSAMPEGQFEFMKKVLASPSPIGFEAAMSYGVIKPEFESFMPQGWGVHQFKGSAGLVFDSHPGRDDLVSVMIVGHADKIRMQVRKIDKDGKVWINTDSFLPTTLIGHEVKVFCQDPEQVGKFKVIEGCTVEALGAIHFSTPAQRTGEQGIKPESIYLELHTHGEGRKEQVEALGLRPGDPILLDRPIKRGVSQDTFYGAYLDNGLGCFSVTEIARLVADEGLDNVRVLYTIATHEEIGRFGSAQLVGELKPDVLIATDVNHDYEAAPGIGSRNMNPLKMGEGFTIGRGSVTSEYLVQSLEKVCRELEIPYQLDFSGRDMGTDGMAAALAGVDSAAITIGYPIRNMHTSSESAHTGDLLGSIHALAGLLRQFNQQNDGKGITRDDLKNSHIRLDHA
- a CDS encoding nickel/cobalt transporter; this translates as MSNAGSANAIKGFSAILVLTGLAFGGYLLWQSWPQILLHSMKWQKEINAELSELLYEIKEQSLIAGVYLAGLSFLYGVLHSVGPGHGKIIVTTFLATHPAKIKHGLILTCLSALMQALVAIGLVTFLLLIFGNSMRDVTSKADLFISASFLAMCALGGTIIWRTSKILYRHKKNARHAAPTCCRHHHHSVSAADINSASNWKSYAGIIISIGIRPCTGAIMVLMFSHITGIYWVGVVSAILMAVGTAITTSTIALLTVSGKKIVRRYLAAKARSHHLAGTALQFVGGTLLFTLGVILLSSRSVSVAPFLM
- a CDS encoding DUF1007 family protein, which codes for MYMRSLLRCFLLFLLLIPGVVSAHPHSWIDLKTSIQGTEKEITGFRMEWTFDAMTSVYMIDGADLSEANREASLQSIADEMLTNMLGDHYFTYFYNGEDPIRYKRGRNAKLSMHRGKAVFSFDLPLSQPQPLTASSIKLLIFEPSYYVDMSWKETEDVVLSGALAKSCKLELVEPNPTAEQMSYALSLPMDADPDNTLGQLFTQKVMFNCKGAENLSGGSGE
- a CDS encoding integrase family protein, translating into MSQVSNKFSFTYNRLKNLPVTDTKTRYYDVKQESLVLVVTPSGKKTFVVYRKPKGAKSPVTVTIGNFPAIGIEDAREIAKESVLLLSKGKNPNALRKEDRKKRVTLSESLYLYLDQRGDKLSSSTANQYISAIENYSQDLLDLDLRIINRDLVEKKHADITNGRCCWKQKGGSRYEMKSGSAAQADLWARVFRAIYNFMRESLRDENGNALLPETPTTVLSAKRTWNNVNRKDSRIRNHELKSWFDAIDSVREKANSSGKKSTSAICDAIEVSMFTGLRKGEVFGLTWDRINFSEKYFWINETKNGLNLELPMTQTIHEIFMRRKSIVGNESQYVFPSDITNGPIKEVRKTIQKIVEETSKYGVNVDDFITHDARRTFISIANSLGISGYMLKRLTNHKVTKSWDVTEGYIIHSAEELRPFSELVERRILLEIGRVSTPEIKTIDNKLSELLNDISIEDKVKIMFMLESKDIKFKEE
- a CDS encoding N-acetylmuramidase domain-containing protein: MDFKSKKAKQLITEEAYLNAAEDLNCDVAAIKAVADVESRGDGYLSDGRPKILFERHKFRNYTNSRFDENYPDISGFRGGYLGDAAEYDRLSKAIQLDCEAALKSASWGRFQIMGFNYAVCGFSDIESFVEAMVESEDRQLEAFISFVEGNNLDRHLRSHNWARFARGYNGPGYRENNYHTKMARAYEKYASEPRPSRLVSLAGNISQADFQVDSVRDLQRALDFLGISPGVIDNQMGPKTCSAIKTFQRFAHLPQTGEYESSLRAAVQSAYYMMKNFELLSD